A portion of the Magnolia sinica isolate HGM2019 chromosome 17, MsV1, whole genome shotgun sequence genome contains these proteins:
- the LOC131231284 gene encoding uncharacterized protein LOC131231284, producing the protein MGRGGEIASLRGFRKRRRIRSEDESSGESDEEYVLGEDECGDYSSDELGASVSGYSSDESFDSVTVMCSSSSDDEREVARSKPRKGFLGRRELRVDRGNSRVSRVSDDEEDGDDEARKVVRLKPRKGFPSRKEPGFKWPRRRPKDSRALDDENDDDVDWNVIPTKPRKCFSGQRLGIKRSHRLTEVLGNGGEVEEKEFSGLRKSSVRQSQSISNNLEEDGEDGDEIQTSVESKPIKGFSGQWKSRAMRSQTIYRVLDDEEDDENYMPDVDDHVDTEEESLVRSDEDGDVLEENEKDERRKRRAVVNSDSNCIVSRSSHIEHTNSEEERDFVRETVSDGGLTTCLTSPSLLNRLQDDMSWNHLRRKRSVMQSRSVYTVSHDEESMPDADDYVEHEKENQVWKRTRVRLQGSASRSMVSYADDFVVEDRIMREENKKKSQRRNKSAVVHSDSGFDTHGSLDAEYTVVSEEERDSCGNSTTSPRSPLLKRLQVDLSWHHLLRKRSVRNRKGELYCSRPDLGKQVCGICLSEEHNGIVRGILNSCIHYFCFTCIMEWSKVESRCPVCKQRFSTISKPARWDVGIGLTKEVISVLERDQVYQPSEEEMRGYFDPYENVVCAVCQQGVHGDLLLLCDICDSAAHTYCVGLGLEVPEGNWYCEGCMPSNPRYSDMQVPDYTCCDGLCIEQSGNGINAECLESHVHFTSSSQQHSVSLPEQPFPSEIDVLSPPRCPMRQDRQAASVMSEAGPSGPSTITRRHRIHIRIPNNR; encoded by the exons ATGGGGAGAGGGGGGGAGATTGCTTCTCTAAGGGGATTTAGGAAGAGAAGGAGAATTCGATCGGAAGATGAAAGTTCAGGTGAGTCGGATGAGGAATATGTGTTGGGAGAAGATGAATGTGGTGATTATAGTTCTGATGAATTGGGGGCGTCTGTTTCAGGATATTCATCTGATGAGAGCTTTGATTCTGTTACAGTGATGTGTTCTAGCAGCTCTGATGATGAGCGGGAGGTTGCACGATCGAAACCCAGAAAGGGTTTCTTGGGACGGAGGGAATTGAGGGTGGACCGAGGAAATTCTAGGGTTTCTAGGGTTTCGGACGATGAGGAGGACGGTGATGATGAGGCTAGGAAGGTTGTCCGATTGAAACCCAGAAAGGGTTTTCCAAGCCGGAAGGAACCAGGTTTTAAATGGCCACGTAGGAGACCTAAGGATTCTAGGGCTTTGGATGATGAGAATGACGATGATGTGGATTGGAATGTCATCCCGACAAAACCCAGGAAGTGCTTTTCAGGCCAAAGATTGGGGATTAAGCGGTCGCACAGACTCACTGAAGTTTTGGGCAATGGGGGAGAAGTTGAGGAAAAAGAATTTTCGGGTCTCCGGAAGTCGAGCGTTAGACAGTCGCAGAGCATTTCAAATAATTTGGAAGAAGATGGTGAGGACGGAGATGAAATTCAGACATCTGTCGAATCAAAACCCATAAAGGGTTTCTCAGGACAGTGGAAATCAAGAGCTATGCGCTCACAAACTATATATAGAGTTTTGGATGATGAGGAAGACGATGAGAACTACATGCCAGATGTAGATGACCATGTTGACACTGAGGAAGAGAGTCTGGTGagatctgatgaagatggagacgtcctggaagaaaatgagaaggaTGAGAGAAGGAAGAGGAGAGCTGTTGTGAATTCTGATTCGAATTGCATTGTTTCCAGATCTTCACACATCGAGCACACGAATTCAGAAGAAGAGAGAGATTTCGTAAGAGAAACGGTCAGCGATGGGGGTTTGACAACTTGCTTAACTAGTCCATCGTTGTTGAATAGATTGCAAGATGATATGAGCTGGAACCATCTTCGACGAAAAAGGTCGGTTATGCAGTCACGTAGTGTTTATACAGTGTCGCATGATGAGGAATCCATGCCAGATGCAGATGATTATGTAGAACATGAGAAAGAAAATCAGGTTTGGAAGAGAACCAGAGTGAGGCTACAAGGATCGGCTTCGAGAAGCATGGTGAGCTATGCTGATGATTTTGTTGTTGAAGATAGGATCATGAGGgaggagaataagaagaagagtCAAAGAAGGAATAAAAGTGCTGTTGTGCATTCCGATTCGGGTTTCGACACTCATGGGTCTTTGGATGCTGAATATACTGTGGTTTcagaagaagagagagatagtTGTGGGAATTCTACAACTTCCCCAAGAAGTCCATTGTTGAAGAGATTGCAAGTTGATTTGAGTTGGCACCATCTTCTAAGGAAAAGATCTGTGAGGAACAGGAAAGGGGAGTTGTACTGTTCGCGGCCTGATTTGGGGAAGCAAGTCTGCGGGATCTGCTTGTCGGAAGAGCACAACGGCATTGTTCGTGGGATACTGAATTCCTGCATCCACTATTTCTGTTTCACTTGCATAATGGAGTGGTCAAAGGTGGAATCCCGTTGCCCGGTATGCAAACAGCGGTTTTCAACCATTAGTAAGCCGGCACGGTGGGACGTCGGGATCGGTCTAACAAAGGAGGTGATATCTGTCCTGGAACGTGATCAG GTTTATCAGCCTTCTGAAGAAGAGATGAGGGGCTATTTCGATCCATACGAAAATGTGGTTTGTGCAGTATGCCAACAAGGCGTACACGGGGACCTTTTGCTCCTATGTGATATCTGTGATTCCGCTGCACATACTTATTGTGTCGGTTTGGGATTAGAAGTACCCGAAGGCAACTGGTACTGTGAAGGTTGTATGCCCTCCAATCCTAGATATTCAGATATGCAAGTTCCGGATTACACTTGCTGTGATGGCTTGTGCATTGAGCAATCTGGAAATGGTATCAATGCAGAATGTCTCGAGTCCCATGTGCATTTCACATCTTCTTCCCAGCAGCATTCGGTGTCTCTACCAGAACAACCTTTTCCCAGTGAGATTGATGTGCTTTCCCCTCCTAGATGTCCCATGAGGCAAGATCGTCAAGCTGCATCCGTCATGTCAGAGGCGGGGCCATCGGGGCCATCGACCATCACAAGGAGACACAGGATACACATTCGGATCCCCAACAACCGGTAG